A single window of Neospora caninum Liverpool complete genome, chromosome XII DNA harbors:
- a CDS encoding Similar to uniprot|Q03338 Saccharomyces cerevisiae YDR473c essential splicing factor, related produces MEPQTEPNGTAKPGEDDSKKARRTRWGAIASDQPPSSSPAAPVAAAGAFPSSLSVSLQAAASAARQALEKAKRAAMIQKQIQEQLKACQGLEASQRPRGPAAAAAELTGEKAASVSAASSAIAVAQATALAAAAKAKRDQLLDAPTLRASWPASGAGDTVGTGREEPTAGGTQPLTLRALLGAAESGQEVSRPSPAGDAMPADPRQRQLFLLLHDQQLKKQEAEEAERLKQEKLAAVLKARPRPLRFDKFGREVDEEGKVVPLQKRTIVSDLKINRRAQNEGKIEETAKALGAAGAREAVVEDISEQPWFDPSIPVKTARNKRKRKAFEFVEAGRYIQQEQQMLHHQHMMEKKAERERERGEDQRARGRPGVPVEGAKADGPAKEEDKSPVASEEETTPDFLAKAWDALDNLVEHPVPVKPAIDAAANVIINMYLTKQERKKLRRRKRQEKEREKQDKIRMGLMPPPPPKVKLTNLMRVLGDQAVADPSKVEKEVREQMEKRLKDHEARNEARKLAPEVRSKKHAAKWQVDINAQQLHLAGVAVICPSSLKTIVLVEGSLVSIKRFRSLMLRRIKWRELEGSSAVDDDEDEEDAKPDVDDESCCLVWQGTVRTNSFSGWKIHRVAGEADGKKIFKLAHVEHYWDMAQKFRPVSNDL; encoded by the exons ATGGAGCCGCAAACTGAGCCAAACGGGACTGCAAAGCCCGGGGAGGATGACTCAAAGAAGGCCAGACGGACGCGATGGGGCGCGATT gCGAGCGATCaaccgccttcttcctcgcctgcagcCCCGGTTGCCGCAGCCggtgcgtttccttcctcgttgtCGGTTTCGCTGCAGGCGGCTGCAAGCGCCGCACGCcaggcgctggagaaggcgaagcgcgcCGCGATGATTCAGAAACAAATTCAGGAGCAACTCAAGGCCTGCCAAGGTCTGGAGGCGAGTCAGCGCCCGCGAGGTCcagcggcggctgcagcggaaCTcaccggcgagaaggccgcgagcgtctccgcagcctcCTCGGCGATCGCCGTCGCGCAGGCGACCGCCCTCGCTGCGGCCGCGAAGGCCAAGCGCGACCAACTTCTCGACGCGCCGACGCTGCGAGCCTCCTGGCCCGCGTCgggcgcaggagacacagtggggacggggcgagaagagccaaCTGCGGGCGGGACGCAGCCGTTGACTCTGAGGGCGCTTCTCGGTGCGGCCGAGAGTGGACAGGAAGTGAGCAGACCCAGTCCCGCGGGGGATGCGATGCCGGCGGATCCGAGGCAACGGCaactcttcctcttgcttcACGACCAGCAACTGAAGAAGCAagaagccgaggaggcggagcgccTCAAGCAGGAGAAACTGGCCGCAGTCCTGAAGGCGAGAccgcggcctctccgcttcgaCAAATTCGGCAGAGaagtcgacgaagaaggaaaagtcGTCCCCCTCCAAAAACGCACCATCGTCAGCGACCTCAAGATCAACCGCCGAGCtcaaaacgaaggaaag ATTGAGGAGACCGCGAAGGCCTTGGGCGCTGCGGGGGCACGCGAAGCCGTCGTCGAGGACATCTCCGAGCAGCCTTGGTTCGACCCTTCGATTCCAGTCAAGACTGCTCGTAACAAa agaaagcggaaagcgTTCGAGTTCGTGGAAGCCGGGCGGTACATCCAGCAGGAGCAGCAGATGCTGCATCACCAGCACatgatggagaagaaggccgaacGCGAGCGCGAGCGGGGCGAAGACCAGCGCGCCCGCGGAAGGCCGGGTGTCCCTGTGGAGGGTGCAAAGGCCGACGGACCCgcgaaggaggaagacaagTCGCCTGTggccagcgaggaagaaacgaccCCTGACTTCTTGGCCAAAGCATGG GATGCCCTAGACAACCTCGTGGAGCATCCCGTTCCCGTGAAGCCTGCAATCGACGCGGCGGCAAACGTCATCATCAACATGTACCTTACGAAACAGGAACG GAAGAAACTCCGACGgcggaagcgacaggagaaggaaagagagaagcaagacaAAATTCGAATGG GTCTGatgccgccgccgcctccgaaAGTGAAACTCACCAACTTGATGCGGGTGCTTGGAGACCAGGCTGTCGCA GATCCTTCGAAAGTGGAAAAGGAAGTTCGAGAACAAATGGAGAAGCGTCTGAAAGACCATGAAGCACGAAACGAGGCCCGCAAGCTCGCCCCCGAAGTCCGCAGCAAAAAGCATGCGGCCAAGTGGCAG gTGGATATCAATGCGCAGCAGCTCCACCTCGCTGGCGTGGCCGTCATTTGCCCGAGTTCTTTGAAGACGATTGTTCTCGTGGAGG GATCTCTCGTCTCCATCAAAAGATTCCGCAGCCTCATGCTCCGGCGCATCAAGTGGCGCGAACTCGAAGGCAGCTCGGCCgtggacgacgacgaa gatgaggaagacgcgaagccgGACGTCGACGACGAGAGCTGCTGTCTCGTTTGGCAG